From the Cryptomeria japonica chromosome 2, Sugi_1.0, whole genome shotgun sequence genome, one window contains:
- the LOC131873695 gene encoding rust resistance kinase Lr10-like: MLDHSRQSETQFMTEVATIGRIHHFHLVRLLGYCFEGVTSALVYKYMANGSLDKFIFAGKEKDQVLNWNQLYSIAFGAARGIAYLHNGCHNRIIHFDIKPHNILLDKEFIAKVGDFGLAKLCGRRDDHVSMTAARVTPGYVAPEVWSRNLGPVTDKSDVYSFGMMLLEMVGGRKNIDVQLSRSSQFYFPEWAFKLIENGELRTRMREREISGADEAKARSLAKVGLWCIQYNSTDRPSMMRVLQMLEGGADDIPNPPTPFSARPPAAPFSASEESSTIEIETA; encoded by the coding sequence ATGCTTGATCACTCACGGCAAAGCGAGACTCAGTTCATGACCGAAGTGGCGACTATTGGAAGGATTCACCACTTTCATTTGGTTCGTTTGCTGGGGTATTGCTTTGAAGGAGTTACTAGTGCACTCGTGTACAAGTACATGGCAAATGGATCTCTTGACAAATTTATATTTGcaggaaaagaaaaagatcaagttcTGAATTGGAATCAGTTGTATTCAATTGCTTTTGGGGCGGCTCGAGGAATTGCATATCTTCACAATGGCTGTCACAACCGCATCATTCACTTCGACATAAAACCACACAATATATTATTGGACAAGGAGTTTATAGCCAAAGTAGGTGATTTTGGCCTGGCCAAACTGTGTGGAAGGAGAGACGACCATGTTTCAATGACGGCAGCGAGAGTTACACCAGGATATGTTGCGCCAGAGGTGTGGTCTAGAAATTTGGGGCCTGTAACGGACAAATCAGATGTTTACAGTTTTGGCATGATGTTATTGGAGATGGTGGGAGGAAGAAAGAATATTGATGTACAGCTGAGCCGCTCAAGCCAATTCTATTTTCCAGAGTGGGCGTTCAAATTGATAGAGAATGGGGAGCTGAGGAcaaggatgagagagagagagataagtggAGCAGATGAGGCGAAGGCAAGGAGTCTGGCAAAAGTGGGTCTGTGGTGTATTCAGTACAATTCGACGGACAGACCTTCAATGATGAGGGTGCTTCAAATGTTGGAAGGAGGTGCTGACGACATCCCTAATCCTCCGACTCCGTTCAGCGCACGGCCACCAGCGGCACCATTTTCGGCCAGTGAAGAATCGTCCACCATTGAAATCGAAACGGCATAG